In the Actinomycetota bacterium genome, TGTACACCGTCGCAGGCGCCAGGTTGAAGTCGTTGCTGTAGACCGTGGTGGGACTGGTTCCCGATGCAGTACCAGCCCGAATGGCGCTCGACACGAGAGCCAACATGAGAAACGCGGGAACGATCGACCCGTGACGCAGGCCCTCCGAAGCGAAACGCGTATCGGCCTGGCCCCCCCTCCCAAGGTAGCCAACGGCCGACCGGGGGGCGGCCAAGCGGGCCGCAGCCCCGGCCGATCGGCCCAATCGTGCTCCCCCTCCGGGCACGCCACAAGATGCGCTTCGGCGCAACCTCCCCGGGGCCACCGAAGGCTGAGTCCTCGGGCGCAGCAATGGTGGCCGTGGTCCCGTCAGCGCAGCACGGGGTGGCCGCTGGAGGCGATGTAGGCGGGGATGAGTCGCGCGGTCATCGTTCCGTCGGGCTTGACCACCACCTCGGCCACCGCGGTGGTGGAGCCCTCGACCGAGAAAGCGGGCCACACGAAGTTTCCCAGGCTCCAGAAGATGGGCTTTCCCTGGTAGACGGAGAGCGGCTGGAGCCGGTGGGAGTGGCCGCCGAAGATGACGTCCGCGCCGGCCGCGATGAACTGATGCGCCTGCTCGACCTGGTAGTCCCGGGGCTGGGTGTCCAGCTCGACGCCCCAGTGGATGTCCACGACCACGAGGTCCGCCTTCGAGGCCGCCTCCCGGATCTCCTCCACCATGCAGCCCACGTCGTGGCCGCACGCCGTCCCGGGGTGGTCGGCCGTGGCGACGGCCTCGGGATACGGGTCGACCACCTCGTCGATCCCCACCACGGCGATCTTCCATCCCTTGATCTCGAACAGGGCGGCCTCGGCGGCCTCGTCGGCGTCCTTTCCCGCGCCGACGGGCGCGATCCCCGCCTTCTCCAGGTTCCGGCGCGAGTCGACCACGGCGTCCGGGCCGTAGTCGTACGCGTGGTTGTTGGCGAGGTTGCCGACCTCGATGCCCCCGGCCTTCAGGGCCGGCAGCGCGTCGGGGTCGCACCGGAAGTTGAACGTCTTCGGCACGGCGGCGCCGAGCGTCGACACCGCGCACTCGAAGTTCGCCACGGTGAGGTCGTCCTGCTTGAACAGCCCGTTCAGCCCCGACAGGGCGTAGTCCCAGCCGTACGTCCGAAGGTTCGGGATGTAGCTGGGGTCGAAGTTGGTGTCGCCCGCGCCGTGGATGAGGAGCCGGCCGCGGTGTGCCGGGGTCGGACTCGGGGCGGGCGAGGACGCCGATGGCACCGGGCCGGTGGGGCTCGATCGGGCCAGCGGGGCCGACGCGCCCGGCCCGGGCGACGTGGCCGTGGCCGGATGGTCCCCGAGCGTTCGCAGATAGAGGGCGAGCCCGGCCACCCCGGCCAGACCGATCGCCACGAGCGCGAACGGGATCCTCGAACGGGGAGGCGGGCGGTGGCGGCCGGGCACCCTAGCGCGTTGCCGGCGGGCCGCGGCCGACCAGCTGCCGGGTCCGCTCCACGTCCTCGGCGATCTGGTCGGCCAGGGCCTCGGCACTCTCGAAGGCGATCTCGTCGTGGAGCCTGGTCCAGAACTCGATCTCCAGGGTCTCCCCCACCAGGTCCCCCTGGAAGTCCAGCAGGTAGGCCTCGATGTGCACCGGTTCCGCCCCGAAGGTGGGGTTTCCCCCGATGTTGATGGCCGCCACGAACTCGCCCCGGGGCCCGCGGGCGATGCCGGCGTAGGCGCCCTCGTCGGGGAGCAGGATGCTGGGAGGGGTCTCCAGGTTCGCCGTGGGCCATCCCAGGCCCGTTCCCCGGCCGGCGCCGCGGACCACGCGACCCTCCACCGAGTACCGCCGGCCCAGTGCCCGCTCGGGCCATTCCAGGTCCCCCGCCACCAGCGCTTCCCGGATGGAGGTGGACGACACCCCGCGCCCGTTCAGCCGCAGCAGGGCCATGCCCTCGACCGTGAACCCCATGCCCTCACCCAGCTCGGCCAGCACGAGGAGGTTCCCCATGGCCCGGTGCCCGAAGGTGAAGTTCGTGCCGACGACCACGTGCTCGGCCCGCAGCCCGTCCGCGAGGACACGCTTTGCGAACTCGTCGGGCTGCCACCGCGAGAGGTCCTCGGTGAACTCGAGGACCAGGAGCCGGTCCACACCCAGTGCGGAGACCAGCTCGATCTTCCGCTCCAGCGTGGTGAGCAGCAGCGGCGCCTTGCCGGGACTCAGCGTCTCCAGGGGATGGCGGTCGAACGTCACCGCCACCGCGTCGAGGCCGCGCTGCGCCGCCACGTCGACCGTTCGCCGGATCACGGCCTGATGCCCGCGGTGCACGCCGTCGAAGAAGCCGATGGTGACGGCGGCGGGCCGGCCCTCCGCTTCCAGCTGGTCGATGCCCCGGAGCACGTCCATGGCGGTGAGGGTAACGGACGGAGGGACGCTCAGACCCGAGGACCGAGCACCATCTCGGGTACGGCCTTGGCCCCGTCGTCGCGGT is a window encoding:
- a CDS encoding CapA family protein translates to MAIGLAGVAGLALYLRTLGDHPATATSPGPGASAPLARSSPTGPVPSASSPAPSPTPAHRGRLLIHGAGDTNFDPSYIPNLRTYGWDYALSGLNGLFKQDDLTVANFECAVSTLGAAVPKTFNFRCDPDALPALKAGGIEVGNLANNHAYDYGPDAVVDSRRNLEKAGIAPVGAGKDADEAAEAALFEIKGWKIAVVGIDEVVDPYPEAVATADHPGTACGHDVGCMVEEIREAASKADLVVVDIHWGVELDTQPRDYQVEQAHQFIAAGADVIFGGHSHRLQPLSVYQGKPIFWSLGNFVWPAFSVEGSTTAVAEVVVKPDGTMTARLIPAYIASSGHPVLR
- a CDS encoding bifunctional riboflavin kinase/FAD synthetase, translating into MDVLRGIDQLEAEGRPAAVTIGFFDGVHRGHQAVIRRTVDVAAQRGLDAVAVTFDRHPLETLSPGKAPLLLTTLERKIELVSALGVDRLLVLEFTEDLSRWQPDEFAKRVLADGLRAEHVVVGTNFTFGHRAMGNLLVLAELGEGMGFTVEGMALLRLNGRGVSSTSIREALVAGDLEWPERALGRRYSVEGRVVRGAGRGTGLGWPTANLETPPSILLPDEGAYAGIARGPRGEFVAAINIGGNPTFGAEPVHIEAYLLDFQGDLVGETLEIEFWTRLHDEIAFESAEALADQIAEDVERTRQLVGRGPPATR